In a genomic window of Candidatus Dormiibacterota bacterium:
- a CDS encoding histidine kinase translates to MREPFPGPPAHSGRGGAASARDSTAGSRTVQESVEGAVNWIRLACVLSLVVYAVLPGIPGTGRGTRLAIDEAVLLVYPLAMAVGLRLPRTRALVPAVATVVDPLCITAMVAQTGGLDSEIYLVFFPAIASVALRYGGSLTAGIPCFYALIYTLGCWAAGSLHGAAAFQTLGWRLGYFVICGTVVSVLTTVRSAAESRADLLDSVRTVTASILSDDTQPDHLRVTLMRLAMRMGAAAVHLVRVVPEDRLELLASGGPGASSARPNTVLTTAFAVRNSAGGYQAGTFDDGLSWLGIALWNADECTGVILVETGTARISRRLTDVLPDAARSLAVGLSKLQRSEEQQQRIEELDAINQILWDGLRQPTVESVLTALHRGVAQGIAVGTLRLVQQGQQGTSVLEVDRHGVRRLDEGALGGVVPELPAAAGGQPQGELFIRGGVAATSVVLGDHCATLLWQLPAILPPRDRTFLTLASRAGAILLRTISLYEEVADAASRSAQEVRTNVGLLESVRVLADRLRMLLEGGQRLLAAHGPDAVRQVAVEVALNLDAVRGAALVGAGGAISASSGSLAAARLMTVSEDGTTLVWDHGDEMRIAGGGSMLWDTIEISGDSALESVEAFVAEVSDIDDESRTWLATLVQLTTAAMVNASLELRERMLDVQRERLRLAEELHDTVAQQLYRVGLLARHASTTMNGDATLRGQVDEIRLLASSATSELRRAISATTSLSRSSARVVDDMLPHVQRLRDAGVSAEMVVLGDEHALPEGARRALVELAREGVQNVLKHSGARHAILRVNYGVREVSVTLEDDGAGSRQGGVDDGPSLGLRLIRQRLELLGGGLQAGPLEDGGFALRGDIPLQPAVRVGGG, encoded by the coding sequence ATGAGGGAGCCGTTCCCGGGCCCACCGGCGCACTCAGGGCGGGGGGGTGCCGCTTCGGCGCGGGATTCGACCGCCGGCTCGAGGACGGTCCAGGAGTCCGTCGAGGGCGCCGTCAACTGGATCCGCCTCGCCTGCGTGCTCAGCCTGGTGGTCTACGCCGTCCTCCCCGGCATCCCCGGCACCGGCCGGGGGACGCGGCTGGCGATCGACGAGGCCGTCCTCCTCGTCTACCCGCTGGCGATGGCGGTGGGGCTGCGGCTGCCCCGGACCCGCGCGCTCGTCCCCGCCGTGGCCACCGTCGTCGACCCGCTCTGCATCACCGCCATGGTCGCCCAGACCGGCGGCCTCGACAGCGAGATCTACCTGGTCTTCTTCCCCGCCATCGCCAGCGTGGCGCTGCGCTACGGCGGCTCGCTGACCGCCGGCATCCCCTGCTTCTACGCGCTCATCTACACCCTCGGGTGCTGGGCGGCGGGCAGCCTCCACGGCGCCGCGGCATTCCAGACCCTGGGCTGGCGGCTCGGCTATTTCGTGATCTGCGGGACTGTGGTCTCGGTGCTCACCACGGTGCGCTCCGCCGCCGAGAGCCGCGCCGACCTGCTCGACAGCGTGCGCACGGTCACCGCCTCGATCCTCTCCGACGACACCCAGCCCGACCACCTGCGGGTCACCCTGATGCGGCTGGCGATGCGCATGGGCGCCGCCGCCGTCCACCTGGTGCGGGTGGTGCCGGAGGACCGGCTGGAGCTGCTCGCCTCGGGCGGCCCGGGGGCGTCCTCGGCGCGGCCGAACACGGTGCTGACCACCGCCTTCGCGGTGCGGAACAGCGCCGGCGGCTACCAGGCCGGCACCTTCGACGACGGCCTCAGCTGGCTGGGCATCGCCCTCTGGAACGCCGACGAGTGCACCGGCGTGATCCTCGTCGAGACCGGGACGGCGCGGATCTCGCGGCGGCTCACCGACGTGCTCCCCGACGCCGCCCGGTCGCTGGCGGTGGGCCTCTCCAAGCTGCAGCGCAGCGAGGAGCAGCAGCAGCGCATCGAGGAGCTGGACGCCATCAACCAGATCCTCTGGGACGGCCTCCGCCAGCCCACCGTCGAGTCGGTGCTCACCGCCCTCCATCGCGGCGTCGCCCAGGGCATCGCGGTGGGCACGCTGCGGCTGGTGCAGCAGGGCCAGCAGGGCACCAGCGTCCTCGAGGTCGACCGCCACGGGGTGCGCCGGCTCGATGAGGGGGCGCTGGGCGGGGTCGTGCCCGAGCTGCCCGCCGCCGCCGGTGGCCAGCCCCAGGGTGAGCTCTTCATCCGCGGGGGTGTCGCCGCCACCAGCGTCGTCCTCGGCGACCACTGCGCCACCCTGCTCTGGCAGCTGCCGGCGATCCTGCCGCCCCGCGACCGCACCTTCCTCACCCTCGCCTCCCGCGCCGGCGCCATCCTGCTGCGGACCATCTCGCTGTACGAGGAGGTGGCCGACGCGGCCAGCCGCAGCGCCCAGGAGGTGCGCACCAACGTCGGGCTGCTGGAGTCGGTGCGGGTGCTCGCCGACCGGCTCCGGATGCTCCTCGAGGGCGGCCAGCGGCTGCTCGCGGCGCACGGCCCCGACGCGGTGCGCCAGGTTGCGGTCGAGGTCGCCCTCAACCTCGACGCGGTGCGCGGCGCCGCCCTGGTCGGGGCCGGCGGCGCGATCTCCGCGAGCTCCGGATCGCTCGCCGCCGCGCGCCTGATGACCGTGTCCGAGGACGGCACCACCCTGGTCTGGGACCACGGTGACGAGATGCGGATCGCGGGTGGCGGCTCGATGCTCTGGGATACCATCGAGATCAGTGGCGACAGCGCGCTCGAGAGCGTCGAGGCGTTCGTCGCCGAGGTCTCCGACATCGACGACGAGAGCCGCACCTGGCTGGCCACCCTGGTGCAGCTCACCACCGCGGCGATGGTCAACGCGTCCCTGGAGCTGCGCGAGCGGATGCTCGACGTGCAGCGAGAACGCCTCCGGCTGGCCGAGGAGCTCCATGACACCGTCGCCCAGCAGCTCTACCGGGTCGGCCTGCTCGCCCGCCACGCCAGCACCACGATGAACGGCGACGCCACCCTGCGCGGCCAGGTCGACGAGATCCGCCTGCTGGCCTCGTCGGCGACCAGCGAGCTGCGCCGCGCCATCAGCGCCACCACCAGCCTCTCGCGCTCGTCGGCACGGGTGGTCGACGACATGCTCCCCCACGTCCAGCGCCTGCGCGACGCCGGCGTCAGCGCGGAGATGGTGGTGCTCGGCGACGAGCACGCCCTGCCCGAGGGGGCCCGCCGCGCCCTCGTCGAGCTCGCCCGCGAGGGCGTGCAGAACGTGCTGAAGCACTCCGGGGCGCGCCACGCCATCCTCCGCGTCAACTACGGGGTCCGCGAGGTCTCGGTGACCCTCGAGGACGACGGCGCCGGCAGCCGCCAGGGGGGCGTCGACGACGGCCCGTCGCTCGGGCTGCGGCTCATCCGCCAGCGCCTCGAGCTGCTCGGCGGCGGGCTCCAGGCAGGCCCGCTCGAGGACGGCGGCTTCGCCCTGCGCGGCGACATCCCGCTCCAGCCCGCGGTGAGGGTCGGCGGTGGCTGA
- a CDS encoding alpha/beta fold hydrolase — MRRDPGHPSRRTGLVRVDGLDLRVAVEGEGPPLLLINGIGANIEMWAPFVAQLRDRQVILFDAPGTGYSSRTRQPVRMRRLSRIVTGLLDHLGHQRVDVLGYSFGGALAQQLAHQSPERVRRLVLAGTMCGIGVPANPLVLALMATPLRYYSRTHLERISPRIYGGRSRREPEVLRRHLAARLTRPPSMLGYQWQLYALAGWSSLLWLHRLEQPTLVLHGEKDPIVPLVNSRLMASRIPRARLHVLPAAGHLFLIDQPEEPAAMVMDFLDRDAA, encoded by the coding sequence CTGCGGCGCGACCCCGGCCACCCCAGCCGCCGCACCGGCCTGGTCCGCGTCGACGGCCTCGACCTGCGGGTCGCGGTGGAGGGCGAGGGGCCGCCGCTGCTGCTGATCAACGGGATCGGCGCCAACATCGAGATGTGGGCCCCCTTCGTCGCCCAGCTGCGCGACCGCCAGGTCATCCTCTTCGACGCCCCGGGCACCGGGTACTCCTCGCGGACCCGCCAGCCGGTGCGGATGCGGCGGCTCAGCCGGATCGTCACCGGCCTGCTCGACCACCTCGGCCACCAGCGGGTCGACGTGCTCGGCTACTCCTTCGGCGGCGCCCTCGCCCAGCAGCTCGCCCACCAGTCGCCGGAGCGGGTCCGCCGCCTGGTGCTCGCCGGCACGATGTGCGGCATCGGGGTGCCCGCCAACCCCCTGGTGCTGGCGCTGATGGCCACCCCCCTGCGCTACTACTCGCGCACCCACCTCGAGCGGATCTCGCCGCGGATCTACGGGGGGCGCAGCCGCCGCGAGCCCGAGGTGCTCCGCCGCCACCTGGCGGCCCGGTTGACCCGGCCGCCGAGCATGCTCGGCTACCAGTGGCAGCTCTACGCCCTGGCGGGGTGGTCGAGCCTGCTCTGGCTCCACCGCCTCGAGCAGCCGACCCTGGTGCTCCACGGCGAGAAGGACCCGATCGTGCCGCTGGTCAACTCCCGGCTGATGGCCAGCCGCATCCCGAGGGCCCGGCTCCACGTGCTGCCCGCGGCCGGGCACCTCTTCCTCATCGACCAGCCCGAGGAGCCCGCGGCGATGGTGATGGACTTCCTCGACCGCGACGCCGCCTGA
- a CDS encoding GNAT family N-acetyltransferase → MVEVRPAVENEGWAIGALRSRAWQAAYRGTLPDAVLHEMPLDEEEWQAIARGERGEERLWVAFAGGKIVGYCHTGPSRDADAPEGRDEVYALYVEPDLIGFGVGNSLFSRALADLRGRGSEVVTLWVLESAERARRFYEVAGLSADGARRDECEGIAGVPTVRYRLEFGPAGG, encoded by the coding sequence GTGGTCGAGGTCAGGCCCGCCGTCGAGAACGAGGGCTGGGCGATCGGTGCGCTGCGCAGCCGCGCCTGGCAGGCGGCCTACCGGGGGACGCTCCCCGACGCGGTGCTCCACGAGATGCCCCTCGACGAGGAGGAGTGGCAGGCGATCGCCCGCGGCGAGCGCGGCGAGGAGCGGCTCTGGGTGGCCTTCGCCGGCGGCAAGATCGTCGGCTACTGCCACACCGGCCCCTCGCGTGACGCCGACGCCCCCGAGGGCCGCGACGAGGTCTACGCGCTCTACGTCGAGCCCGACCTGATCGGCTTCGGGGTCGGCAACAGCCTCTTCTCCAGGGCGCTCGCCGACCTCCGCGGCCGCGGTTCCGAGGTGGTGACGCTCTGGGTCCTGGAGAGCGCCGAGCGCGCCCGCCGCTTCTACGAGGTGGCGGGGCTCTCCGCCGACGGCGCCCGCCGCGACGAGTGCGAGGGCATCGCCGGCGTTCCCACGGTGCGCTACCGCCTCGAATTCGGCCCCGCCGGGGGCTGA
- a CDS encoding sialidase family protein — MRPPRPRAALVAAALLAAGCGGATATPPPVQDHVHAAVPGARPGEILLGTHYGLRISEDGGRTWPAAGDLAHAQIRLLTATGGGFVAVTGTDGGAAQTLFSADGRRWQPATGMPSGRPVAALVAGAAPGTAWAEVTGTGVVGSDDGGRSWHAVLPTPLTINDLAAGVDGPDLLAYASSAGVFLARGAQLVPVFDAAVLDGDVQTVQRWAACPRCLVASLPGAVATSADGGRHWSSHPTRLPFTAVQSWAGGGPALLGLVPAPATADHGVYLSTDAAATWTRVVDAPLVDRLLLPTAADAPLLAFRWGIAVYRSTDAGRTWTAEGPLHG; from the coding sequence GTGCGCCCTCCCCGCCCCCGCGCCGCGCTGGTGGCCGCCGCCCTCCTGGCGGCCGGCTGCGGCGGCGCCACCGCCACCCCGCCGCCGGTCCAGGACCACGTCCACGCCGCGGTCCCCGGCGCCCGGCCCGGCGAGATCCTCCTCGGCACCCACTACGGGCTGCGCATCTCCGAGGACGGGGGCCGGACCTGGCCGGCGGCCGGCGACCTCGCCCACGCCCAGATCCGCCTGCTCACCGCCACCGGCGGCGGCTTCGTCGCCGTCACCGGGACCGACGGGGGTGCCGCGCAGACCCTCTTCTCCGCCGACGGGCGGCGCTGGCAGCCGGCCACCGGGATGCCCTCCGGTCGCCCGGTCGCCGCGCTCGTCGCCGGCGCGGCGCCGGGGACGGCCTGGGCCGAGGTCACCGGCACCGGCGTGGTCGGCAGCGACGACGGCGGCCGGAGCTGGCATGCGGTGCTGCCCACGCCGCTGACCATCAACGACCTCGCCGCCGGGGTCGACGGGCCCGACCTCCTCGCCTACGCCTCGAGCGCGGGGGTCTTCCTCGCCCGGGGCGCCCAGCTGGTGCCGGTCTTCGACGCCGCGGTGCTCGACGGCGACGTGCAGACGGTCCAGCGCTGGGCGGCCTGCCCCCGCTGCCTGGTGGCCAGCCTGCCCGGCGCGGTCGCCACCAGCGCCGACGGCGGCCGCCACTGGAGCTCGCACCCCACCCGCCTGCCCTTCACCGCGGTGCAGTCGTGGGCGGGGGGCGGGCCGGCCCTGCTCGGCCTGGTGCCCGCCCCCGCCACGGCCGATCACGGCGTCTACCTCTCCACCGACGCCGCCGCCACCTGGACCAGGGTGGTGGACGCCCCGCTGGTCGACCGCCTCCTCCTCCCCACCGCGGCGGACGCGCCGCTGCTCGCCTTCCGCTGGGGGATCGCGGTGTACCGGAGCACCGACGCCGGCCGGACCTGGACGGCCGAGGGCCCGCTGCACGGCTGA